DNA sequence from the Methylomonas albis genome:
TTCATGGGTTTGGTGGTGCTGACCATCGTGCTGGCGATTTTGTTACCGATTTTTGAAATGAACCAATTGATTAGATAGCGCCTTTGTCATACGCCTGTCACCTTGGCTTTCTAATCTTCTCTGCGTTGCCCCACACTGGGCGGGGCGTGCATTAACTCTACCGACTTTACACCGTTATGAGCAACAAAAAACAGCAAGGCTTTACCCTGATCGAAGTGATGATCGTGGTGGTGATTTTGGGAATTCTGGCGTCCATCGTCGTCCCTAAAATTATGGGCAGACCGGACGAAGCCCGTGCCACGCGCACTTTGCAAGACATTAGAGCCATCAGCGCCGCGTTGGATCTGTACCGCTTGGATAATTTCAGCTATCCCACCACCGACCAAGGCCTGGAA
Encoded proteins:
- the gspG gene encoding type II secretion system major pseudopilin GspG, translated to MSNKKQQGFTLIEVMIVVVILGILASIVVPKIMGRPDEARATRTLQDIRAISAALDLYRLDNFSYPTTDQGLEALVHKPANLPQGAHWKQGGYLDQLPADAWGKPYFYMQPGAHSEFDLYSFGADGVEGGSEAGADITNWAQK